In the genome of Primulina eburnea isolate SZY01 chromosome 13, ASM2296580v1, whole genome shotgun sequence, the window TCAATTGAATTAATCATGAATGTCGTCTATTAATTAAATGTAAACGACTTGGGCTTAATCACATTAATTATTGTTATCCTTGCTATATAAACCTCCTTTCTTGCCCATATTTCTTAAACCATCGCACATTTTTTCCATTTCTCTAATTCCCCTCCAAACGATATAATGGGTGGTTTTGGCCAAAAAAACTTCACTCTCACGCTGATAATTCTGCTTCTTATGTGGTGCACAAGCACAAGCATTGAATCATGCAATGCAACCAGAGTGAGCAAGAATTGGAGGCAAAGCCGGAGCAGGAGCGACCCTGCAGCTTCATTAGTCTCCAAGAAGAAAAGCAAATATCACCGCACCCACCACCACACCGTCGGAAAGTCCAAACCCAAAGCACCACCTCCCCTACTGCCATCACCAGTACCGCCAAAGAAAGGTGGCAATGTACCTTTTTCCACAGTCTACAATGTGTTAGATTTTGGAGCCAAGGGTGACGGAGCCAAAGATGACACTAAGGTGAGCATTATTAACATTTTTCTTGTGATCAATTGAAGCTGAAGGCCAAATTTGTTAATGTAAGTAACTATCCTCTAAAATTTCGATAATTTTGCTTCTAAGAATTGACAGCTAAAGTGGCAACTGGGGCCGCTTTGCTTTTATTAATAGAATAATTCCTTGCAACTAAAATTTTGGCTTATTTATTGTCAAACTAATCTAAAATGGCACGACCGTTAACAAACATTCGGTTCAAACTTTATaccattttatttaaaaataataccaTGTTCTTGGAAAAGAACACCACGCGGTATCATCGTTGTTTCATACAGgcgattttatttcatgagtaCAACTAAttaaatagattttttttttctttttagtgATGTAAATCCAGTACTCGACACAATAAGTATAACAAATTGGACAACTAGGAAGGCAGAACTTTAGCTAATTaatgaagaaaatttagcatCCGAAAGTTATCCTGATGTTCATAAGAGCCATATGTGCCTTGCGTTAATCTTTTACAAAATTTATGTCAAGCACTGTCTGTACTACTATAGATTGGATGATTTGATCCATGTttgaatgtaaaaaaaaaagggTATTATAAATATTAGATATTCGTACGTTGCTTGTTATTTAATGCAAACTAAAGGACAAGATAATCAGAAAGGTCTTAACAAACGATTCTCGTGACTGCAGTTAATtcctgatcgcgatgttaaaaacAGTCCTTTTTCCACGTAAACTACCAACATCGTCcacattttgaaaataaataatgattgACTCCTCAAATGAAAATTCACGACATAATTACGTACTAATATATGGCTTCTTTCATCAGTTTTTTTTTAGGATATAAAAGCATCATTTAATTTCTACTGTGAAATTAATGCAGGCATTCCAAGCTGCATGGGCAGCTGCTTGCAAAGTTGAAGCTTCAATTATTATTGTCCCAGCAGGATACGTATTCCTAGTAGGACCCGTCTCATTTTCCGGTCCATATTGTCAGCACAACATTGTTTTCCAGGTAAATAAGTAACTATACAAACCGATCGAGCATATAAAATTCAACAATCAATCTTTTACAATGAATATACTTGCCGAGAATAATAACAGGGAATCCCATGTGATTGTTGTTCTTTTGCAGCTAGAAGGTACAATTATTGCTCCAACAGGCTCAGATTCTTGGGGTTCAGGCCTTCTCCAATGGCTTGAATTCACAAAACTTGTTGGAATAACCATCAGAGGCAGTGGAAAAATCGACGGAAACGGAGCTCTTTGGTGGCAAGATTCTGCATTTGAGGATGATCCTTTGGATGATGAATCAAAATTTTTAGTCCCTTTAAATGAATCTTTGGTCCCAAAGCCTCCGATTCCTGCTGTAATGATCGCTTTTTGATCCCTTTACAATTTTCTATAAAGATCCAGGATAGCACTGCCCTGGCCTgttttccttctttttttttttaaagtctgATTTTGATTTATTGATGCAGTTGAGAAGCTCACTTGTAGGGAAGATGCCAAAAATTAAACCAACTGTAAGGACCATCAATATGCTCGAATATGGTTTTTCCTTTTAATTTTACCTTTCTTAAAGACTTACAACAACATCTGTCGTATAAAAAAGACAATATAATTGGGGTCATATTCTTGCAACACAGGCACTTAGATTCTATGGAAGTTTCCACACTACGGTAACAGGAATCACAATCCAAAACAGCCCTCGGTGCCACCTCAAATTCGACAACTGCATCGGGGTATTGGTGTACGATTTAACCGTGTCATCCCCCGGTGATAGCCCCAACACCGATGGGATTCACTTGCAAAACTCCAAAGATGTGCTGATTCACAGTTCGAATATTGCCTGTGGTAATTAGTTATAGCATAGTTTTACCAAGTTAAACATCTCTCCTTGAATCTTTTTGCAATTCATGTTATCCGGTTGCCTAAATATGACAAATTTGCTAATCCATTTTGCTTCTGTTTATCTTATCCTGCTAATTGGGTGGTGGGGGGACTTGCATGAAACCATATCCTTCAACCCAAGCCATTAGAAATTTTGTCACGTTTCATCGTTTGAGCACATTTAATTTGTTCGCCGCACATTCTCGCAAAAAGTTGTCACAGTCTTTACAGTAAAAGAGAAAATCAAAAAATGTTTCCAGGCCCACGAGGGGACACGGACACATAGTTTTTTCTAAACTTTTTTGAGCCAGTAAGGCAGCATCGAGCCAGCCAGTTAAAGAGAATATAAATTAGAACTTTCTTGTGTAGAaacttaaaaaattataaatttcttTTAAACCTAACAAAATTCTGTTGTTGCAGGGGATGATTGTGTATCAATACAAACTGGATGCACAAATGTTTACATACACAATATTAATTGTGGGCCAGGACATGGCATCAGCATTGGAGGCCTTGGAAAAGATAACACCAAGGCTTGTGTATCAAATATAACTGTTCGAGATGTCGTCATGCAGAATACTATGAATGGAGTCCGAATTAAGACATGGCaggtaattaattaatttaccaAAACAAACAAAGTTATGatcaatatatatattcacATCTATCTAACATAGGCATAAATTATAGGGGGGATCAGGGTtggtgcaaggagtgcaattctCAAACATACAAGTCTCTGAGGTTCAACTCCCAATAGTGATCGATCAATACTATTGCGACATGAGATGCAGTTGCAAGAACCAAACAAGTTCCGTTTCCCTGtcagatataaaatatgaaaacaTAAGGGGAACATATACGGTGAAACCCGTGCACTTCGCGTGTAGTGACATCATGCCATGTACCGACGTGACCCTCAACCACATACAGCTTAAGCCCCATCAAGAACGATATCAAATCCACGACCCCTATTGTTGGCAGACCTTTGGGAGACTGTATTCTCCCACTACGCCTCCCATCAAGTGTTTGCAGATTGGAAAGCCATTGAGCAACAAGATTCAACGAGATTATGATTCTTGCTAGCTATTTCATGTCTGCATGCATTTTCTTGCTACATATACTTATATATACTAAAGAGATCTTCGATCTGATATGATATGGACCCAATACTTTTAGCTTAATGACAGAGAGAAAGAGAGATTGATGATGAGGGAGAACCTTCAACTAATATTTCAAACATATGTCTTCGATCTTGATTTGAGTAGAAAAACCGAtccaacaattttatattaataGTTCACTAAAGATGTGATCCATCCATAAAGGACAAGATAGCAAAATAATGGATGAAAATTTAGAGTTTAGATCTCTGCACGTTTTATTTATGTCGTAATTAAATAacagttaaaaaaaatttaccgaataataaataaaaataagcaAGAAGTCTTAATTGGAAACTTGAGTAAGGAGGAGATCTTTTTGTTTTTGGGTTTCTATAATTTGAATTGAcaacttttgtttttttatttgatatacCTACTTGAGCCGGATGAAAAGTAACTTTTACGTCCGATTTTGACGGGTaaaaccttattttaaatataagaaatatttcatttatcaCCTCAAgagtaaaaaataaataatcatatattcttaaaatttaagaaaattaaCCCCTAACGCTTTTTTTTTTGCTTGCACATGTACCCAACATTTGTTTAAAAAAGTGAAACAAaagtaaattcaaaataatttgaatttttattaaaatgtaattaacaaatataaaattcaaaaaagttatatttttgttaaaaaaatgtattgataaataataaaactaaaaaaatatttataattatattcgCGATATAATAGTGTGAACAAAAAATGAGAAGTGATTATTTGTTTTTTACAGTGAGTTTTATATTCTTTGCGATTTTCactaatttaataaaaacaataaagGCAGCTCAACAGTCAATTTATATTTCGTGAGGGGTATCACCGTTATTTCGGGCAGGCAATtggaaaaatgaaataaataagcaGCGGATGAAATCTGGCTGAAAAGATTTCATGCTCGCGTGATTCTGAGGCAGCTAGCTACACGCACGCTCTCCTCGCCATTTCGTTGATTCTCATTTTTTTCCCCGAATTGTGGTAAAATCCTCTTCGGATTTCTGTGATTGCTAATTTATTGCTGTATTCGTGGTACCGGGCGAGGgagttttttgttttatttattttaatgtatttttgTTTATCGATTTCTTTTGAATTGGTGTTATCTTGTCTGATTCGGATGCAATGATTGGATTAAAAACAGCGTTTTATTTGGATCGACCTAGTATTTATATATTGCGAAATGCCTATCTGTTTCTGTTTCTGTTTCTGTTTCTGATTAAATGATGCTTTTGGAGAAGTTTCGCGAGGTGTTTGAAGAGCCCAGAACCTTCCTCCTTGTCGTCTTGTGGATCATCATATCCATCTCCTAGCGGGGACAGCTCCGATATATGCAAATGCAAGGCCCTATCGTTACCATATTTCCAGAAAGGCGCAATGGAGAAAATAAGCACGAGTTGCTGGAGTATGGGTTTCATTCATCCGAGTACAAGTCCGTATTCCTCTCCGGTGTTGTTGGTGAAGAAAAAAGATGGACCGTGGATGTTTTGCGTGGATTACCGAGCCCTTAATGCAATCACGGTGCAAGACAAATTTCCTATTCCCACCATGGATGAACTACTTGATGAGTTGGGGGCTACCAAGGTGTTTTCCAAGCTTGATTTGCGTCTTGGTTACCACTCTGCTATTGGTATGATGCCATTTCAAGTTGCATATGACAGATTACCACCCACGGTTCCAACTTACATGAAGGGTGAAGCAATATGCTGATGTTCACTGTCAGGACAAACAATTCCAAGTAGGGGAGTTGGTGTTGGTCACTTGGTCAAGCTTGCTCCTGACAGGCAAACCACTGTGGCTTGAAGGCTTCATTCCAAGCTGTGCGAACGTTACTTTGGACCGTTTCCAGTAAAAGCTAAGGTGAGCACCGTGGCCTATACTCTGGACTTACCCGCAACCAGCAAGATTCACCCTACTTTTTGTTAATTGCCCCACATCGGTAGGATAAATAACTTGGGAGttgcatatattggcttggacaatcctcccccttgagctagcttttgggttgagttaggtccaagttccaatcttaacatgctatcagagcccgggttccACCATTATGTGTTGTTGGATTGCTTATAATTAGGTCActcgttctgcccataattgggtcatttgtaaactccacgttccagatgttcattcctgagcGTGAGATGGGTATGTTAATTGTGCCACATCGGTAGGATAAATAACCTGGGAGttgcatatattggcttggacaatcatTCCCCCTTGAGTTACCTTTTGGGGCTGAgctaggtccaagttccaatatTAACATTTTTCATGTCTCCAAGCTTAAACCATTTCGGGGAGAAGTTCCTGAGAAAGTATAAGCATTACCATAGTTCAGCATTAACAACCAACCCCTTTCAGTGCCTGTCAACATCTGGCAACAAGTCTCATCACCATCAAGAAGAGGCAAGTTCCTCAGATACTAATTCCGTGGCCCAATAGCTACCCAGAAGACGCAACGAGTTATGTTAGATATATAGCTTGAGCTAAATGATAGAGTTAGTTAGTCAACATTGACAGCTGTACAATAGCTGTAAAATAGCAGTTAAAAATGTTTGTTAGACTTAAGTTCCAGGCACACGAAAGTTCATCTTCTTCCTCattcatttttgttttttctGTAAGAAACTCTCGTTGAGATATTATCTTCAATCAATTGATTATCTCCATCAATGGAGATTTatgatgatttgaattgattcttaacatggtatcagcaGTATTCTATTTCCGCAATCAATCTCCCGCAAATCCAAATCTCAAGATCACATCAGCTTGTGTTTCATGGTGGTTCATTCGGGAACGATCGGATTCAACGATCCTCTATACTTACATCCATCAGATACTCCTGGAATCTCGTCGGTTCAAGATCCTCTCCTTGGCATCGAGAATTATGGTATCTGGAGTAGGGCGATGTTTCTGGCTCTCCAAGCGAAGAACAAGCTTGGATTCATTAATGGCTCCTCTGTCCGTCCAGCAGCCGCTAATCCAACATTTCATCAATGGGAGAGATGCAACGCCATTGTTTTATCTTGGATCATGAGTTCCGTATCAAAAGAAATTTTCAGTCGAATTATCTACTGCAATGATTCGTCCAAAGTCTGGGCAGATCTGAAAGAAAGATTTGATAAAATCTGTGGTTCGAGAATTTTCTCTTTGCAAAGGGAAATTGTTCATCTATCCCAGGGCTCATCTTCTATGTCAGTATTTTTTTTCAAAGCTCAAGAGGTTATGGGATGAATATCATTCACTGGTAACTCTTCCCTCGTATGAGTGTGCCAGTGCTCGGAAATATCTCGACCATGAAGAACAACAGAGGCTTATTCAATTTCTTATGGGCTTGAACGATAGCTATGGTCAGATTCGGAGTCATATTCTTTTGATGACTCATCTGCCCTCTGTCAACCAAgcctactcaattgtgattcaCGAAGAATCAACTCTTCACGCACTTTCTTCTCAGCCCATTGCAGAAATTCCCACGGCTGCATTTTATTCTTCATCTACCAAGAAACATGATTTAGTGAAGTGTGGAAATTGTCAAATCCAGGGACACACCAAAGAAAATTGTTTTAGGTTGATTGGTTACCCTCCAGGCCATAAATTACATAAGAAATTTCCTCAGCACAAGCCCTTGAAATTCAATCAGAAGTACCCCAAGACTATGCAAACAATAGTTTCAACAATCCTGTTGAGTATGGGCCAATTGATGAATCACAACCTACTCATGTGATGCCTCATACATTCACTGATGCTCAGTACCGCCAAATTCTGAAACTTCTTGGTGATTCTTCGCCAATGCATGAAGCCACGACAAACCTTGCAGGTAACTTCACAAGCCTAATGTCAATTTCAAATACTGATGAATGGATCTTGGATAGTGGTGCAAATGCTCACATTATAGGGACCTCAAGTCAACTGCACGACTCGCAACCATGCGCAACCACTTTTGGTTCAGTTCGGCTTCCAAATGGTAACACCACTTCCATTCATTCTACTGGTTCTGTTCATATATCACCATCTTGTGTCCTGCGCCGCGTCTTACACGTTCCTGATTTTCACTTCAATCTTTTATCAATATCTCAGTTCACCAAAGACCACAATTGCCGTGCTGTTTTCTACCCACTATTTTGTTTCTTTCAGGACCTTTTGACTGGGAGGATCATGGCGATTGGTAGACAAAAGCATGGCCTTTACTATTTTGCCAATACTTCATCTTCCGTAAAATCTGTTATACCCCGCAATACGAATTGTAACAACAACACTACTGTTTTGTCCACTTCATTGCATTCACGTACATTTTCTGATTGTAAAGACAGTGATATTGATCTATGGCATAAACGTTTTGGTCATCTGTCTCTGTCTCGATTGCAATTCCTACTTTTCATCAAGAACAAATCCCTCACGAGTCACTGTCCAATATGCCCCATTTCTAAACAAACTCGAAGTTCTTTTCCCACAGCAGATACACTCTTCACCTTATCCGTTTCATCTATTACACATTGACATTTGGGGCCCCTATCGACATCCTACTCATGATGGTGCAAGGTATTTCCTCACTGTGGTTGATGACTTCTCAAGATGTACATGGGTTTTTTTAATGCATTTTAAATCTGATACATTACCGTTGTTGAAAATTCTTTACCTATATTTCAAATCACTTCCACAAAAATGTGGAAACAATTCGAACCGACAATGCCACTGAATTTTTCAACACTGAATGTCACCTCTATTTTGCTTCCATAGGCATTATCCATCAAAGCTCATGTCCCTATACACCCTAACAAAACGGCCTAGTTGAGCGAAAGCATAGGCACATTCTTAACATAGCTAGGGCACTCAAGTTTCAAGCCTCTATTCCAGATTCATATTGGGGTGACTGTGTTCTTCATGCAGCATATTTGATCAACCGCACCCCTACTCCCTTACTGTCTAACAAAACACCATTTGAGGTTCTCTTCAACAAAACTCCCACATATAGCCATTTAAAAGTTTTTGGATGTTTATGCTACGCATCCAACCTCAAGCCTTTACATAAATTTGATGTTAGAGCCAAGCCATATGTGTTTCTTGGATATCCAGTGCATCAAAAGGGCTTTAAGCTACTGGACTTATCTACCCACACCTACTATACATCTCGAGATGTTGTCTTCCACGAGGAACGTCTTTCCTTTTTCTTCACATGTTGGTGATCGAGGAATCTTTCCAAAAATCACAGTACATAACTTCGATGATTTTTCTTCTTCATCCTCATTTGATTTACCTCCCCAAGATGCTCCTTTACACACCTCTTCTCCTCGGAATCCTCCTTCCGCTACCAGGAAGTCCTCAAGACCTACTAAACCACCAACTTGGAGCAAAGATTACATCTGCTCCAATTCTACCTTGTCAGCTTCTCCTTCGACACGATACAATATTTTTCAGTCACTTTCCTACCACAACCTCTCACCATCATATTAATCATTCCTTGCATCCGTCTCTGAATTCTCAGAACCTAAATCATTTAACGAAGCCGCTTCTGATCCAAAATGGTGTGAGGCGATGGATGCTGAGATTGCAGCCTTGGAGGCCAATCAAACATGGACAATTGTTCCTTTACCACCTGGCAAGAAACCTATTGGTTGCAAATGGGTATACAAAATAAAACACAAAGCAGATGGCAGCATTGACCGATACAAAGCCCGTCTCGTTGCCAAAGGATATACCCAataatatggtattgattaccATGATACCTTCTCCCCAGTTGCTAATATCGTTACTGTTCGATGTATGTTGGCCATTGCAGCAGCTAAGAACTGGTTTTTACATCAGATGGATGTGACGAATGCTTTTTTACAAGGTCATTTACATGAAGAGATATATATGACAATTCCTCAAGGCTTTGCCAAACAACGTGCGAATCATGCTTGCAAACTCATTAAATCATTATATGGGTTGAAGCAAGCTTCAAGACAATGGAATTCCAAATTTTGTCAAGTAATGTCTCAAGCTGGATTCAAACAGTCACTTCATGATCATTCATTGTTCACCAAGAGACAAGGTGATTCAATTACAATGCTTTTACTCTACGTTGATGATATAGTCATTACAGGGAATGACAGTGATGTTGCATCACTGCCTTAAAAAACTATCTCCATCAGCATCTTTCCATTAAAGACCTTGGTCCACTCAAATACTTCTTAGGGATCGAAGTTGCTCGTTCTAAGGCAGGGATATGCTTAAATCATAGCAAATATATTGTGAAATTACTCTCTGATACAGGCTTTACTGGATGTAAACCTTATGATACTCCCATGGAGCAACATTTGAAGCTTACTACTATGAAATATGATCAAAGCAACTCATCTTCTAAATCCACTTGTGATTCGGACCTCTTGTTGCCCGACTCATCAATTTACCAACGACTTATCGGCAGACTCATTTATCTTACTATTACTCGTCCGGATATTTGTTATGCTGTACAAACACTCAGTCAGTTTATGCAGGCACCAAAACGTTCTCATATAATGCCGAACTTCGGCTTCTTGGATTTTTCAAGAAAACTCCTGCCTTGTGTATTTTTTTGTCATCCACAAATGACTTCATACTCTCTGCCTACTGCGATTCCGATTGGGGATCATGCTTAATGAGTCGACAATCAGTTACTGGTTATGTTGTTAAACTTGGGACGTCAACCATTTCTTGGAAAACCAAGAAACAAAATACAATATCCCGTTCTTCAGCTGAAGCTGAATATCGATCCATGGCAACAACAGCTTGTGAAATTACATGGCTTCGCGGAATCCTCATGGACATGGGATTATCTTTTGACAAACCAACATTTCTTCATTGTGACAATCAGGCAGCACTCCACATCGCTTCAAATCCGTTGTACCACGAACGTACAAAACACATCGAGATTGATTGTCATTTCATACGTGAAAAAATTCGGGACAACATCATCAACACATCTCATATATCCACACATCACCAGCCTGCTGATCTCTTCACAAAAGCCTTGGGTTCAGACCAACATCATGACCTTCTGTCCAAGCTTGATTTGCTTAGCATCTTACAAGCTTGAGGGGGATGTTAGATATATAGCTTGAGCTAAATGATAGAGTTAGTTAGTCAACATTGACAGCTGTACAATAGCTGTAAAATAGCAGTTAAAAATGTTTGTTAGACTTAAGTTCTAGACACACGAAAGTTCATCTTCTTCCTCgttcatttttgttttcttctgtAAGAAACTCTCCTTGAGATATTATCTTCAATCAATTGATTATCTCCATCAATGGAGATTTatgatgatttgaattgattCTTAACAAGTTATGTTCCCTCTATAAACAGCTGAACCTCGAGGACGAGGTTATTTTTGAAGGGGAGAGGAATGATAAGCATATGCCAATTGAGTTGGACCCCAAGTCTAATGGGCCAACAATTAAATGAGTGGGACAACAGGGGATTAATTAACAACCAACAAGCCCAAGGGCAAAAGGAATCAGAGAAAGGGGAGGAAGCACACGAGGAAGACACACACGGGGGAACCCATCGAGAGAGTTCCAGGAAGCGTAACAAACCCACATGGATGAGGGATTATGTCATCTGAAGAGGAGCACAAATTCCACCACAGTTAGTTATGAGTTTGTTTTATTGGTTATTTTATCTATTTGTGCTGCAA includes:
- the LOC140808683 gene encoding polygalacturonase At1g48100-like yields the protein MGGFGQKNFTLTLIILLLMWCTSTSIESCNATRVSKNWRQSRSRSDPAASLVSKKKSKYHRTHHHTVGKSKPKAPPPLLPSPVPPKKGGNVPFSTVYNVLDFGAKGDGAKDDTKAFQAAWAAACKVEASIIIVPAGYVFLVGPVSFSGPYCQHNIVFQLEGTIIAPTGSDSWGSGLLQWLEFTKLVGITIRGSGKIDGNGALWWQDSAFEDDPLDDESKFLVPLNESLVPKPPIPALRSSLVGKMPKIKPTALRFYGSFHTTVTGITIQNSPRCHLKFDNCIGVLVYDLTVSSPGDSPNTDGIHLQNSKDVLIHSSNIACGDDCVSIQTGCTNVYIHNINCGPGHGISIGGLGKDNTKACVSNITVRDVVMQNTMNGVRIKTWQGGSGLVQGVQFSNIQVSEVQLPIVIDQYYCDMRCSCKNQTSSVSLSDIKYENIRGTYTVKPVHFACSDIMPCTDVTLNHIQLKPHQERYQIHDPYCWQTFGRLYSPTTPPIKCLQIGKPLSNKIQRDYDSC